The Zingiber officinale cultivar Zhangliang chromosome 10A, Zo_v1.1, whole genome shotgun sequence genome contains a region encoding:
- the LOC122027145 gene encoding glutathione S-transferase U17-like: MADVKLIGAPLSPYVLRAIIALSLKKVEYELLQEKFGSELLLKSNPIYKKIPVLIHHDRPICESAVIVEYIDEVWPESGWGAILPADAYHRSLHRFWTFYVDDKWCPSLVATGKAETEEAKAEAVEQVRAGLLLLEEAFVKLSEGKAFFGGDRVSYLDVTFGCFANWIKAVEQLVSVELLDAATMPALHGWAVRFLEHEAVKEVMPDSGKVLEYLKTLQSKGKKDAADAKN, translated from the exons ATGGCGGACGTGAAGCTCATCGGCGCACCGCTAAGTCCATACGTGCTACGAGCGATAATTGCTCTGAGCCTGAAGAAGGTGGAGTACGAGTTGCTGCAAGAGAAGTTCGGGAGCGAGCTGCTCCTCAAGTCGAATCCCATCTACAAGAAGATCCCCGTCCTCATCCACCACGACCGCCCCATCTGCGAGTCGGCCGTCATCGTGGAGTACATCGACGAGGTCTGGCCAGAGTCCGGCTGGGGCGCCATCCTCCCGGCTGACGCCTACCACCGCTCGCTCCACCGCTTCTGGACCTTCTACGTCGATGACAAG TGGTGCCCGTCGTTGGTCGCCACAGGTAAGGCTGAAACAGAGGAAGCCAAGGCGGAGGCGGTGGAGCAGGTCCGCGCAGGGCTTCTGCTTCTGGAAGAAGCCTTCGTGAAGCTGAGTGAAGGGAAAGCCTTCTTCGGCGGCGATCGCGTATCGTATCTGGACGTCACGTTCGGGTGCTTTGCGAATTGGATCAAGGCGGTGGAGCAGTTGGTGAGCGTGGAGCTGTTGGATGCGGCGACGATGCCGGCACTGCACGGGTGGGCGGTGAGGTTCCTCGAGCACGAGGCGGTGAAGGAGGTGATGCCGGACAGCGGGAAGGTGCTCGAGTATTTGAAGACCCTTCAGTCAAAGGGAAAGAAGGACGCTGCCGACGCCAAGAATTAA